A single Bifidobacterium asteroides DNA region contains:
- a CDS encoding citrate synthase: MSTARLSIGSDQVDLPLVRATEGPDGILVSSLRNDGWVTLDPGFQTTAQCVSGITFIDGKRSILRYRGYAIEDLCAQSNFLEVAWLLSHGELPDAEQYQQFRSHVLGYTVVGEDFRHLLSSFPRQAHPMSVLAAAVNALAGFHPDTCNVDDPDQLEEASAIIMAKVRTIVSLIHRRRRDQPLLYPDRTWGYVEDFLRMSFAMPYQPYQADPLKVQALDKLLIIHADHEQNCSTSVVRIAGSARANLYSAVAAGINTLSGPLHGGANEAVLRQLKNIRDSGLGVRGYVDQAKSEGRKIAGLGHRVYKSYDPRAAIAKQWLYKLMDEPDQDRNAEDAELFDVALELEDLALHDDYFVERHLYPNVDFYTGLIYRAIGFDPEMFTTLFALGRIPGWIAQYREMLDDPDTKIGRPRQVYTGQGPRDYLPIEQR, translated from the coding sequence GTGTCTACAGCACGGTTGTCCATCGGTTCCGACCAGGTTGATCTGCCATTGGTCCGCGCCACCGAGGGGCCCGACGGCATTCTGGTCTCCTCCCTGCGCAACGATGGCTGGGTCACGCTCGATCCCGGCTTCCAGACCACAGCTCAGTGTGTTTCGGGAATTACCTTCATTGACGGCAAGCGATCCATACTGCGCTATAGGGGCTATGCCATAGAGGACTTGTGCGCCCAGTCCAATTTTCTCGAAGTGGCCTGGCTGCTGTCCCATGGCGAGCTGCCTGATGCCGAGCAGTACCAGCAGTTCCGCAGCCATGTTCTGGGTTACACGGTCGTAGGGGAGGACTTCCGCCATCTGCTCTCATCCTTCCCCCGCCAGGCTCATCCCATGAGTGTGCTGGCCGCGGCGGTCAACGCCCTTGCAGGCTTTCACCCCGACACCTGCAATGTTGATGATCCTGATCAGCTGGAGGAGGCCAGCGCCATCATCATGGCCAAGGTGCGCACCATCGTCTCCCTGATCCACCGTCGTCGCCGCGACCAGCCCCTGCTTTACCCGGACAGGACCTGGGGCTATGTGGAGGACTTCCTGCGGATGAGCTTCGCCATGCCCTACCAGCCTTATCAGGCCGATCCTCTCAAGGTGCAAGCCCTGGACAAGCTCCTGATCATCCATGCCGACCATGAGCAGAACTGCTCCACCTCAGTGGTTAGGATTGCCGGATCGGCCCGGGCCAATCTGTATTCTGCGGTGGCCGCCGGCATCAATACCCTGTCAGGCCCCCTGCACGGCGGTGCCAACGAGGCCGTGCTGCGCCAGCTGAAGAACATACGGGATTCCGGTCTGGGCGTGCGAGGCTATGTGGACCAGGCCAAGAGCGAGGGGCGGAAAATCGCGGGTCTGGGCCACCGGGTCTATAAGTCCTATGACCCGCGCGCGGCAATAGCCAAGCAGTGGCTCTACAAACTCATGGACGAGCCCGACCAGGATAGGAACGCCGAGGACGCAGAGCTCTTCGACGTGGCCCTGGAGCTGGAGGACCTGGCCCTGCATGACGACTACTTCGTCGAGCGGCACCTCTATCCCAACGTGGATTTTTACACCGGGCTCATCTACCGCGCCATCGGCTTCGACCCGGAGATGTTCACCACGCTCTTCGCCTTGGGTCGCATCCCCGGATGGATCGCCCAGTACCGGGAAATGCTGGACGATCCTGACACGAAAATCGGTAGACCCCGGCAGGTCTATACCGGTCAGGGGCCACGCGACTACCTGCCCATAGAGCAGCGCTGA
- the map gene encoding type I methionyl aminopeptidase, which produces MIELKTKQEIEQMKPAGRFVGSILKELKAMSKPGVNLLELDDYVKDRINSRKGATSCYVDYAPDFGTGPFAHYICLSVNDAVLHGVPYDYNLKDGDLLSLDLAINVDGWVGDSAISFVVGEHADPEDLRLIRTTEEALKAGIAQAQPGNRLGDISAAVGEVAHENGYSVNLEFGGHGVGRIMHGDPHVPNDGTPHHGYKLRPGLVIAIEPWFLATTDQIYQDPKDGWTLRSADGSRGAHSEHTIAITEQGPVILTTRD; this is translated from the coding sequence ATGATCGAGCTCAAAACCAAGCAGGAGATCGAACAGATGAAGCCGGCGGGCAGGTTTGTCGGCAGCATCCTCAAGGAGCTCAAGGCCATGAGCAAGCCTGGGGTCAACCTCCTGGAGCTGGACGACTACGTCAAGGACAGGATCAACTCCCGCAAGGGAGCCACTTCCTGTTATGTGGATTATGCGCCTGATTTCGGCACCGGACCCTTCGCCCACTACATCTGCCTATCCGTCAACGATGCCGTCCTGCACGGGGTGCCTTATGACTACAACCTCAAGGACGGCGACCTGCTCTCCCTCGATCTGGCCATCAACGTGGACGGCTGGGTAGGCGACTCGGCCATCAGCTTCGTTGTAGGCGAGCATGCCGATCCGGAGGATCTGCGGCTGATTCGGACCACCGAAGAGGCCCTGAAGGCCGGCATCGCCCAGGCTCAGCCAGGTAACCGCCTAGGCGACATCTCTGCTGCAGTCGGTGAGGTTGCCCATGAAAACGGATACAGCGTCAACCTGGAGTTCGGCGGACACGGGGTAGGGCGGATCATGCATGGTGATCCCCATGTGCCCAACGACGGCACTCCCCATCACGGCTACAAGCTGCGCCCGGGTCTGGTCATCGCCATTGAGCCTTGGTTCCTAGCGACCACCGATCAGATTTACCAGGATCCCAAGGATGGGTGGACCCTGCGTTCTGCAGATGGATCGCGCGGCGCCCACAGCGAGCACACCATCGCCATCACCGAGCAGGGACCTGTCATCCTGACGACCAGGGACTGA
- a CDS encoding HdeD family acid-resistance protein, translating into MTNPMQGGQPNQYGGQDSGQNGGQYQNNYGQYGQYPGYQGRPPRMDPFSMIAEDLGFRTLRAIRVIMGVMGVIGVILGLALLLRPDKTLIAVTVVLGIYFIISGVVRLATSIVSKGLPGGWRVLGVLFGALIAVGGIVIVRNTALSASALTLLVTIIVGISWIMEGVMSLAASWGLPHSGWAIFSGIVSIIAGVIVMIYPLSSVIFLVIFSGCALLVLGVVSIIRAFTFGRN; encoded by the coding sequence ATGACGAATCCCATGCAGGGCGGTCAGCCCAACCAGTACGGTGGTCAGGATTCTGGGCAGAATGGCGGCCAATACCAGAATAATTATGGTCAGTATGGGCAGTACCCCGGCTATCAGGGGCGCCCGCCACGGATGGATCCTTTCTCCATGATCGCCGAGGATCTGGGATTCAGAACCCTGAGGGCCATCCGTGTCATCATGGGCGTCATGGGCGTGATTGGAGTCATCCTGGGTCTGGCCTTGCTGCTCAGGCCGGACAAGACCCTGATCGCTGTGACTGTGGTGCTGGGCATCTACTTCATCATCTCCGGCGTGGTCCGTCTGGCCACCTCCATTGTGTCCAAGGGACTTCCCGGCGGTTGGCGGGTGCTGGGTGTCCTCTTTGGCGCTCTGATCGCCGTCGGCGGCATCGTTATCGTCAGGAACACGGCCCTGTCCGCTTCAGCGCTGACCCTGCTGGTCACCATCATTGTGGGCATCAGCTGGATCATGGAGGGCGTGATGAGCCTGGCCGCCTCCTGGGGGCTCCCGCATTCAGGCTGGGCCATCTTTTCCGGCATCGTCTCCATCATCGCCGGGGTCATCGTCATGATCTACCCGTTGAGCTCCGTCATCTTCCTGGTTATCTTCAGCGGGTGCGCTCTTCTGGTGCTGGGAGTCGTCTCCATTATCAGGGCCTTCACCTTCGGCCGGAACTGA
- a CDS encoding M13 family metallopeptidase yields the protein MAQSTESTTSSGLDPASFSSVIRPQDDLFRFVNGPWIDTYSLPEDRSRFGSFDKLAEDAEAQIHEILEDPESPAVKSALLYRSFLDTDAIEAAGMEPIRPDLQAIDAVPDKKALTSLLGQLNPTGGPDLFGIAIYGDPGNAGVNVAHMEQAGLGLPDEAYYREKSYAPVRQAYTDMVASLLRLSGYADDQEDAHRQAESFLEVETRIAARHWDNVSTRDEDRTYNPTALADLESTLADFDLHTWIESWQRAYAASPVANMQPVDLNVALSRTIVHEPSFLQGLNDLWKTSDLDDLKLWARVHTLIEWAGLLSSDFDQARFDFYGKVLSGTTKMRDRWKRAVSLVNGICGEEVGREYVRRHFPASSKARMEALVKDLIDAYRVSITSSDWLGEQTKVKALAKLDKFSPKIGYTEHWRDYTALAVDEKLGLVDNVRRANLYESGYQFGKAGQPVDKEEWLMNPQTVNAYYEPTLNVIVFPAAILQPPFFNPEADDAVNYGGIGSVIGHEIGHGFDDQGSKYDGDGRLQDWWTPQDRENFEQRTKALIEQYNGFVPQQLAEKYADKPGQAPHVNGALTIGENIGDLGGVNIAIKAYALSLQKRRGGTAGTDDAAMDQALASAPVMDGYTGLQRFFLSYASIWRTKNRDQLAEQYLQIDPHSPAEFRTNGIVRNVDRFYQAFGVTAKDGMWLEPTARVRIW from the coding sequence ATGGCACAATCTACAGAATCCACGACCTCCTCCGGACTTGATCCGGCCTCCTTCTCTTCGGTCATTCGCCCTCAGGACGATCTTTTCCGCTTCGTCAACGGCCCCTGGATCGACACCTACAGTCTGCCCGAGGACCGCTCCCGGTTCGGCTCCTTCGACAAGCTTGCCGAGGATGCCGAAGCACAGATCCATGAAATCCTTGAGGATCCGGAATCCCCGGCCGTCAAATCGGCCCTGCTCTATCGCAGCTTCCTGGACACCGATGCCATCGAGGCTGCGGGAATGGAACCCATCCGCCCCGACCTGCAGGCCATTGATGCTGTGCCGGACAAGAAAGCGCTGACCAGCCTACTCGGCCAGCTCAATCCGACTGGCGGCCCCGATCTGTTCGGCATCGCCATCTATGGCGATCCAGGCAACGCCGGCGTCAACGTGGCTCATATGGAGCAGGCCGGGCTGGGGCTCCCCGACGAGGCCTACTACCGGGAGAAGAGCTATGCTCCAGTCCGCCAGGCCTACACCGACATGGTCGCCTCACTGCTCAGGCTCTCCGGCTACGCCGACGACCAGGAGGATGCCCACAGGCAGGCAGAGTCCTTCCTTGAGGTCGAGACGCGCATAGCGGCACGCCACTGGGACAACGTATCCACACGAGATGAGGATCGCACCTACAATCCCACCGCCCTGGCTGACCTGGAGTCAACGCTCGCCGATTTCGATCTGCACACCTGGATCGAGTCCTGGCAGAGGGCATATGCAGCCAGCCCTGTCGCCAATATGCAGCCGGTCGATCTGAACGTGGCCCTGTCCAGGACCATCGTGCATGAACCCTCCTTCCTGCAGGGGTTAAACGATCTATGGAAGACCAGCGACCTGGATGACCTTAAGCTCTGGGCCCGCGTACACACTCTGATCGAGTGGGCAGGTCTGCTCAGCAGCGACTTCGATCAGGCCAGGTTCGACTTTTACGGCAAGGTCCTTTCAGGCACAACCAAGATGCGTGACCGCTGGAAGCGAGCCGTCTCCCTGGTCAACGGCATTTGCGGCGAGGAGGTCGGACGCGAGTATGTGCGCCGGCACTTCCCTGCTTCCAGCAAGGCTCGTATGGAGGCTTTGGTCAAAGACCTGATCGACGCCTACCGGGTCTCCATCACCTCCAGCGACTGGCTAGGCGAACAGACCAAGGTCAAGGCACTGGCCAAGCTGGACAAATTCTCGCCCAAGATCGGCTACACCGAGCACTGGCGCGACTATACGGCCCTGGCTGTGGACGAAAAGCTGGGTCTGGTCGACAACGTGCGGCGGGCCAACCTCTACGAGTCCGGCTACCAGTTCGGCAAGGCCGGTCAGCCCGTGGACAAGGAAGAGTGGCTGATGAACCCTCAGACAGTCAACGCCTACTACGAGCCCACCCTGAACGTCATCGTCTTCCCCGCAGCAATCCTGCAGCCGCCCTTCTTCAACCCAGAAGCCGACGATGCGGTCAACTACGGAGGCATCGGGTCGGTCATCGGCCACGAGATCGGTCACGGATTCGACGACCAGGGCTCCAAGTACGACGGCGACGGACGTCTGCAGGACTGGTGGACCCCGCAGGACCGTGAGAACTTCGAGCAGCGGACCAAGGCGCTCATCGAACAGTACAACGGGTTCGTGCCCCAACAACTTGCCGAGAAGTACGCCGACAAGCCCGGGCAGGCACCTCATGTCAATGGGGCGCTGACCATCGGCGAGAACATCGGAGACCTGGGAGGCGTCAACATCGCCATCAAGGCCTACGCCCTCTCCTTGCAGAAGCGGCGGGGCGGCACAGCCGGGACAGACGATGCGGCCATGGACCAGGCGCTGGCCTCGGCTCCGGTCATGGACGGCTACACCGGCCTGCAACGGTTCTTCCTGTCCTATGCCTCCATCTGGAGGACCAAGAACAGGGATCAGCTAGCCGAACAGTATCTGCAGATCGATCCCCACTCCCCTGCTGAATTCCGCACCAACGGCATCGTCAGGAATGTGGATCGCTTCTATCAGGCCTTCGGGGTCACCGCCAAGGACGGCATGTGGCTGGAACCCACCGCGCGGGTCAGGATCTGGTAA
- a CDS encoding single-stranded DNA-binding protein — protein MSINEIKTTVFGFMGTQPARLGQPGATPVCSFRLGSTPAYYDASAGVWKRKSTTWLTVKAFRTLAVNALACLHKGDPVIVSGSLVTEEWTNDGQSHNSLVLVADGIGHDLARGQGTFTKIQSGAGPIDEGAAGPDPWTTPLTSSPPETASASSASSAAERTSVEASNVG, from the coding sequence ATGTCAATCAACGAAATAAAAACGACCGTCTTCGGCTTTATGGGGACCCAGCCAGCCCGTCTGGGACAGCCGGGCGCCACACCGGTCTGCTCCTTCAGGCTGGGCTCTACCCCGGCCTATTACGATGCCTCAGCTGGGGTGTGGAAACGAAAATCCACCACCTGGCTGACGGTCAAGGCTTTCAGGACTCTGGCGGTTAATGCCCTGGCCTGTCTGCACAAGGGCGATCCGGTCATCGTATCCGGATCCTTGGTGACGGAGGAATGGACTAATGATGGTCAATCGCACAACAGCCTGGTCTTGGTGGCCGATGGCATCGGTCACGACCTGGCCAGGGGACAGGGCACCTTCACCAAGATCCAATCAGGTGCTGGGCCCATTGATGAGGGGGCTGCCGGTCCGGATCCTTGGACCACTCCGCTGACATCATCGCCGCCCGAAACTGCCTCAGCATCATCTGCATCATCTGCAGCCGAGCGGACATCAGTGGAGGCGTCCAATGTCGGATGA
- a CDS encoding exodeoxyribonuclease III, producing MVHTLVSWNIDSLNAALLGKSSRSALSLKVVETIRDLDPDVVAIQETKLNGDQKKSAGILKALMRYFPDYQEVDRRSEPPARTGYAGTLMLYRKSLPEPTVTRPRIGAPDTMDDEGRMLTLEFPDCFVTTVYTPNSGSGLVRLKPRGVWDDCYRRYLQGLDARKPVLACGDFNVAHEEIDIANPGSNHHSAGFTDQEREKFGLLLDAGFTDTFRKIHGDAAGFYDDHRSVYTWFAQRAPKSKINNSGWRIDYWLTSNRIAGQVSTSEPVDTGERQDHLPILLRI from the coding sequence ATGGTTCACACGCTGGTCAGTTGGAACATCGATTCGCTCAACGCCGCCCTGCTTGGCAAGAGCAGCCGCAGCGCCCTCTCCCTGAAGGTGGTGGAGACCATACGGGATCTGGACCCTGATGTCGTAGCCATCCAGGAAACCAAACTCAACGGTGACCAGAAGAAATCCGCAGGCATCCTTAAGGCGCTCATGCGTTACTTCCCTGATTATCAGGAGGTGGACCGCCGCTCCGAGCCCCCGGCCCGCACAGGCTATGCAGGCACGCTCATGCTCTACCGCAAGAGCCTGCCGGAGCCTACCGTAACCCGCCCCCGCATCGGCGCTCCGGACACCATGGACGACGAGGGCCGCATGCTCACTCTGGAGTTCCCGGACTGCTTCGTCACCACGGTCTACACCCCCAATTCCGGATCGGGACTGGTCAGGCTCAAACCACGTGGCGTCTGGGACGATTGCTACCGCCGCTACCTGCAGGGGCTGGATGCCCGCAAGCCGGTCCTGGCCTGTGGCGACTTCAACGTGGCCCACGAGGAGATTGACATCGCCAACCCGGGTTCCAACCATCACTCAGCCGGCTTCACCGACCAGGAGCGCGAGAAGTTCGGCCTTCTGCTGGATGCGGGCTTCACCGACACCTTCCGAAAGATCCATGGCGATGCCGCCGGCTTCTACGACGATCACCGCAGCGTCTACACCTGGTTCGCCCAGCGGGCCCCAAAGAGCAAGATCAACAACTCTGGCTGGCGCATCGACTACTGGCTGACCTCCAACCGGATCGCTGGCCAAGTCAGCACCAGCGAACCGGTGGACACCGGCGAGCGCCAGGATCATCTGCCCATTCTGCTGCGCATCTGA
- a CDS encoding proline--tRNA ligase, with product MRTKAMRMSTLFLRTLREDPADADVDSAKLLQRAGYVRKVAPGIFTWLPLGLKVLDKVQAVVREEIDGIGAQEVHFPALLPREPYEATHRWEEYGENLFRLQDRHGADYLLAPTHEEMFTLLVKDMYSSYKDLPVVLYQIQTKYRDEFRPRAGLIRGREFIMKDAYSFTVDEEGLKKAYQDERGAYERIFKRLGVNYVIVHAVSGPMGGSESEEFLAPLPIGEDTFALAPSGKAWNVEALTTPRPDPLDYAETPAMKELDTPDSTTIDTLVERFNQLHPREDGRDWTAADTLKNLVVAVKHPADDDHPEGWRELVAVGLPGDRQVDMKRLEAQFSPAEIEEASEADLATHPELVKGYIGPRVLGPQRSDTESAAHIRYFLDAHVAPGSAWVTGADAEDVHLANAVYGRDFQADGVVEAAEVRHGDMSPDGSGPLSFERGVEIGQVFQLGLKYSDALGLKVLDHNGKAVPVWMGCYGIGISRVLACIAEMHHDDKGLAWPKAVAPAAVHVVATGKKQEAFDAAEKLVADLEDRGVEVIYDDRPKVSPGVKFKDAELIGVPLVAIAGRDTIANGTIEIRNRDGSDVQAVPADQSAQVIVDRIAALQ from the coding sequence ATGAGAACCAAAGCCATGCGCATGTCAACCCTCTTTCTGCGGACCCTCAGGGAGGATCCGGCCGACGCCGATGTGGACTCGGCCAAACTCCTGCAGCGGGCCGGCTATGTCCGCAAGGTGGCCCCCGGCATCTTCACCTGGCTGCCGCTGGGCCTGAAGGTCCTTGACAAGGTCCAGGCCGTGGTCCGAGAGGAGATCGACGGCATTGGCGCCCAAGAGGTCCACTTCCCGGCTCTGTTGCCTCGCGAGCCCTACGAGGCCACCCACCGCTGGGAGGAGTACGGTGAGAATCTCTTCCGCCTCCAGGACAGGCACGGTGCTGACTACCTGCTGGCTCCCACCCACGAGGAGATGTTCACCCTTTTGGTCAAGGACATGTACTCCTCATACAAGGATCTGCCGGTGGTTCTGTACCAGATCCAGACCAAGTACCGCGACGAGTTCCGTCCCCGCGCCGGGCTGATCAGGGGTCGCGAGTTCATCATGAAGGACGCTTACTCCTTCACCGTGGACGAGGAAGGGCTGAAGAAGGCCTACCAGGATGAGCGAGGCGCCTATGAGCGAATCTTCAAGCGTCTGGGTGTCAATTACGTAATCGTCCATGCGGTTTCCGGACCCATGGGGGGATCCGAGTCCGAGGAGTTTCTGGCTCCGCTGCCTATAGGCGAGGACACCTTTGCGCTGGCTCCCTCGGGGAAGGCATGGAACGTGGAGGCGCTGACCACCCCGCGTCCTGATCCCCTCGACTATGCTGAAACTCCGGCTATGAAGGAGCTGGACACGCCAGACTCAACCACTATCGACACCTTGGTAGAGCGATTCAACCAGTTGCATCCTCGTGAGGATGGCCGTGACTGGACCGCTGCCGATACTCTGAAGAACCTGGTTGTGGCCGTCAAGCACCCTGCGGACGATGACCACCCCGAGGGCTGGAGGGAACTGGTGGCCGTTGGCCTGCCGGGAGACCGTCAGGTGGACATGAAGCGCTTGGAAGCCCAGTTCTCTCCTGCCGAGATTGAGGAGGCCAGCGAGGCTGACCTTGCCACCCACCCCGAGCTGGTAAAGGGATACATTGGACCCCGTGTTCTGGGCCCTCAGCGTTCGGATACCGAGTCGGCCGCCCATATCCGCTACTTCCTCGATGCCCATGTGGCGCCCGGTTCAGCTTGGGTGACCGGGGCTGATGCCGAAGACGTGCACCTGGCCAATGCGGTCTACGGGCGTGACTTCCAAGCCGACGGAGTGGTGGAAGCCGCCGAAGTGCGTCACGGTGACATGAGCCCTGACGGTTCCGGGCCGCTCAGCTTCGAGCGTGGTGTGGAGATTGGCCAGGTCTTCCAGCTTGGGCTGAAATACTCTGACGCATTGGGTTTGAAGGTCCTGGATCATAACGGCAAGGCTGTGCCGGTCTGGATGGGTTGCTACGGCATCGGCATCTCCCGTGTGCTGGCCTGCATCGCCGAGATGCATCACGATGACAAGGGTCTGGCCTGGCCCAAGGCTGTCGCTCCTGCCGCGGTGCATGTGGTGGCCACCGGCAAGAAGCAGGAGGCCTTCGATGCCGCCGAGAAACTGGTCGCCGATCTGGAAGACCGTGGTGTGGAGGTCATCTACGATGACCGGCCCAAGGTGTCTCCCGGGGTCAAGTTCAAGGATGCCGAGCTGATTGGGGTGCCCCTGGTCGCCATCGCTGGTCGCGACACCATTGCCAACGGCACCATCGAGATCCGCAACCGCGACGGTTCGGATGTGCAAGCGGTTCCTGCTGATCAGTCCGCTCAGGTGATCGTGGATCGAATAGCCGCCCTGCAGTAG